A portion of the Ralstonia nicotianae genome contains these proteins:
- a CDS encoding enolase C-terminal domain-like protein, which yields MTLQHIETGARAQTPRVTRMQVIPVAGHDSMLLNLCGAHAPFFTRNLVILADSAGRTGVGEVPGGEGIRRALERIRPLVEGQSIGRVNGVLNGIRRALAGHGDAARQATVHEVTSASEAAVLRQPHEINLRMDNVLTAVEAALLDLLGQHLEVPVAELLGTGQQRDAVPMLAYLFYVGERRKTDLPYLDGAGAADGWLRLRHEAAMTPAQIARLAEAAAERYGFADFKLKGGVMRGADEMEATAAIKARFPHARVTLDPNGAWSLDEAIALCRGQGHLLAYAEDPCGPEAGYSGREIMAEFKRATGVPTATNMIATDWRQLGHAVPLQAVDIPLADPHFWTMQGSARVAQLCNDWGLTWGSHSNNHFDVSLAMFTHVAAAAPGRITAIDTHWIWQEGRERLTREPLRIEGGQVRVPQQPGLGIELDMDRVMQAHALYQTLGTGARDDAMAMQYLVPGWTYDPKRPSLAH from the coding sequence ATGACACTGCAGCACATCGAGACCGGCGCCCGCGCGCAGACGCCGCGCGTGACGCGGATGCAGGTGATCCCGGTGGCGGGGCACGACAGCATGCTGCTCAACCTGTGCGGCGCGCATGCGCCGTTCTTCACGCGCAACCTGGTGATCCTCGCGGACAGCGCGGGCCGCACCGGCGTGGGCGAAGTGCCGGGCGGGGAGGGCATCCGCCGCGCGCTGGAGCGCATCCGGCCGCTGGTGGAGGGGCAGTCGATCGGGCGCGTCAACGGCGTGCTCAACGGCATCCGCCGCGCGCTGGCCGGCCACGGCGATGCCGCGCGCCAGGCGACCGTGCACGAGGTGACCTCCGCCTCGGAGGCCGCCGTGCTGCGCCAGCCGCACGAGATCAACCTGCGCATGGACAACGTCCTCACCGCGGTGGAGGCGGCGCTGCTCGACCTGCTGGGCCAGCACCTGGAGGTGCCGGTGGCCGAGCTGCTCGGCACCGGCCAGCAGCGCGACGCGGTGCCCATGCTGGCCTACCTGTTCTACGTGGGCGAGCGTCGCAAGACTGACTTGCCGTACCTCGACGGCGCCGGCGCCGCCGACGGCTGGCTGCGCCTGCGCCACGAGGCCGCCATGACGCCGGCGCAGATCGCCCGCCTGGCCGAGGCCGCCGCCGAGCGCTACGGCTTCGCCGATTTCAAGCTCAAGGGCGGCGTGATGCGCGGCGCCGACGAGATGGAGGCGACCGCCGCCATCAAGGCCCGCTTCCCGCACGCCCGCGTGACGCTCGACCCGAACGGCGCGTGGTCGCTGGACGAGGCGATCGCGCTGTGCCGGGGGCAGGGCCACCTGCTGGCCTACGCCGAAGACCCGTGCGGCCCCGAGGCCGGCTACTCGGGCCGCGAGATCATGGCCGAGTTCAAGCGCGCCACCGGCGTGCCGACCGCCACCAACATGATCGCCACCGACTGGCGCCAGCTGGGGCACGCGGTGCCGCTGCAGGCGGTCGATATCCCGCTGGCCGATCCGCACTTCTGGACGATGCAGGGCTCGGCGCGGGTGGCCCAGCTGTGCAACGACTGGGGCCTGACCTGGGGCTCGCATTCCAACAACCATTTCGATGTCTCGCTGGCGATGTTCACGCACGTGGCCGCCGCCGCGCCCGGCCGCATCACCGCCATCGATACGCACTGGATCTGGCAGGAAGGCCGGGAGCGCCTGACGCGCGAGCCGCTGCGCATCGAGGGCGGCCAGGTGCGCGTGCCGCAGCAGCCGGGCCTGGGCATCGAGCTCGACATGGACCGCGTGATGCAGGCCCATGCGCTCTACCAGACGCTGGGCACCGGCGCGCGCGACGATGCCATGGCCATGCAATACCTCGTGCCGGGCTGGACCTACGATCCGAAGCGCCCGAGCCTGGCACACTGA
- the garD gene encoding galactarate dehydratase, protein MSESTLAPEAGTETEKALTIRVHDSDNVAIVVNARGLPAGTALADGTVLAEGVPQGHKVALADLAEGDAVVRYGEVIGYAVKALPRGSWVNEHAVRLPSAPALDDLPLATRPDPGLPPLQGYTFEGYRNADGTVGTKNVLGIMTSVQCVAGVTDHVVARIKRELLPRYPNVDDVVALNHAYGCGVAINAPAAIVPIRTLQNLALNPNFGGEVMVIGLGCEKLVPERLVPETLAPGGRIPIEVAGTADSPVLRLQDEAFDGFTGMVEAILEMAERRLAQLNTRRRETCPASDLVVGVQCGGSDAFSGVTANPAVGFAADLIVRAGGTVMFSEVTEVRDAIHLLTPRAIDADVGRALLREMAWYDSYLSGGQTDRSANPSPGNKKGGLSNVVEKALGSIVKSGSSPIVDVLGPGEKVRRKGLIFAATPASDFVCGTLQLASGMNLQVFTTGRGTPYGLSMAPVIKVSTRKALSERWHDLIDLDAGRIATGEASIADIGWELFRLILDVASGRKQVCADRLGLHNALTLFNPAPVT, encoded by the coding sequence ATGTCCGAATCCACGCTGGCCCCCGAGGCCGGCACCGAAACCGAGAAAGCGCTGACCATCCGCGTGCACGACAGCGACAACGTCGCCATCGTCGTCAACGCGCGCGGCCTGCCCGCGGGCACCGCGCTGGCCGACGGCACCGTGCTGGCCGAGGGCGTGCCGCAGGGCCACAAGGTGGCGCTGGCCGACCTGGCCGAGGGCGACGCGGTGGTCCGCTACGGCGAGGTGATCGGCTACGCCGTCAAGGCGCTGCCGCGCGGCAGCTGGGTCAACGAGCACGCGGTGCGCCTGCCGTCCGCCCCGGCGCTGGACGACCTGCCGCTGGCCACGCGCCCCGATCCCGGGCTGCCGCCGCTGCAGGGCTACACCTTCGAGGGCTACCGCAATGCCGACGGCACGGTCGGCACCAAGAACGTGTTGGGCATCATGACCAGCGTGCAATGCGTGGCCGGCGTGACCGACCACGTGGTGGCCCGCATCAAGCGCGAGCTGCTGCCGCGCTATCCCAATGTCGACGACGTGGTCGCGCTCAACCACGCCTATGGCTGCGGCGTGGCCATCAACGCCCCGGCGGCCATCGTGCCGATCCGCACGCTGCAGAACCTGGCGCTCAACCCGAACTTCGGCGGCGAGGTGATGGTGATCGGCCTGGGCTGCGAGAAGCTCGTACCCGAGCGCCTGGTGCCCGAGACGCTCGCGCCGGGCGGGCGCATTCCCATCGAGGTGGCGGGCACCGCGGATTCGCCCGTGCTGCGCCTGCAGGACGAAGCCTTCGACGGCTTCACCGGCATGGTCGAGGCCATCCTGGAAATGGCCGAGCGCCGCCTGGCGCAGCTGAACACGCGCCGGCGCGAGACCTGCCCAGCCTCCGATCTGGTGGTCGGCGTGCAGTGCGGCGGCAGCGATGCCTTCTCCGGCGTGACCGCCAACCCGGCGGTGGGTTTTGCCGCCGACCTGATCGTGCGCGCTGGCGGCACGGTGATGTTCTCGGAGGTGACCGAGGTGCGCGACGCCATCCACCTGCTGACGCCGCGCGCCATCGATGCGGACGTCGGCCGCGCGCTGCTGCGCGAGATGGCCTGGTACGACAGCTACCTGAGCGGCGGCCAGACCGACCGCAGCGCCAATCCGTCGCCCGGCAACAAGAAGGGCGGGCTGTCCAACGTGGTGGAGAAGGCGCTGGGCTCCATCGTCAAGTCGGGCAGCAGCCCCATCGTCGATGTGCTCGGCCCGGGCGAGAAGGTGCGCCGCAAGGGCCTGATCTTCGCGGCCACGCCCGCCAGCGATTTCGTCTGCGGCACGCTGCAGCTCGCCTCCGGCATGAACCTGCAGGTGTTCACCACCGGGCGCGGCACGCCGTACGGCCTGTCGATGGCGCCGGTGATCAAGGTGTCGACGCGCAAGGCGCTGTCCGAGCGCTGGCACGACCTGATCGACCTCGACGCCGGCCGCATCGCCACCGGCGAGGCCTCCATTGCCGACATCGGCTGGGAGCTGTTCCGCCTGATCCTGGATGTGGCCAGCGGCCGCAAGCAGGTGTGCGCCGACAGGCTTGGCCTGCACAACGCGCTGACCCTGTTCAACCCCGCACCGGTGACCTGA
- a CDS encoding NAD-dependent epimerase/dehydratase family protein: MTTIHTQALADPLAGIATRCHRLLLTGAGGNLGKVLRERLTRYAEVLRVSDITDLGAARAGEEVVPCDLADAQAVDALVKGVDAIVHLGGISVERPFDEILPANIQGTYHLYEAARRHGVKRIAFASSNHAIGFYRQGEVIDARVPTRPDGYYGLSKVFGEQLGSFYFDRYGIETVAIRIGSSFPEAKDRRMLVTWLGYDDLEQLIRRALFVPNVGFTIVYGMSGNREAWWDNRHAAHLGYVPAQSSEAFRAQVEAQPPLAADDPAARFQGGAFVKAGPFGD, translated from the coding sequence ATGACCACGATCCATACCCAGGCGCTTGCCGATCCGCTGGCCGGCATCGCCACGCGCTGCCACCGCCTGCTGCTGACGGGCGCGGGCGGCAACCTCGGCAAGGTGCTGCGCGAGCGGCTGACGCGCTATGCCGAGGTGCTGCGCGTGTCCGATATCACCGACCTGGGTGCCGCGCGCGCCGGCGAAGAAGTTGTGCCGTGCGACCTGGCCGATGCGCAGGCGGTCGATGCGCTGGTGAAGGGCGTGGACGCGATCGTCCACCTGGGCGGCATCTCCGTCGAGCGGCCGTTCGACGAGATCCTGCCGGCCAACATCCAGGGCACCTATCACCTGTACGAAGCCGCGCGCCGGCATGGCGTGAAGCGCATCGCCTTCGCCAGCTCGAACCACGCCATCGGCTTTTACCGGCAGGGCGAGGTCATCGACGCGCGCGTGCCGACGCGGCCCGACGGCTACTACGGGCTGAGCAAGGTCTTCGGCGAGCAGCTCGGCAGCTTCTATTTCGACCGCTACGGCATCGAGACCGTCGCCATCCGCATCGGCTCGTCGTTCCCCGAGGCGAAGGACCGCCGCATGCTGGTCACCTGGCTCGGCTACGACGATCTGGAGCAATTGATCCGCCGCGCGCTGTTCGTGCCAAACGTTGGCTTCACCATCGTCTACGGCATGTCGGGCAACCGCGAAGCCTGGTGGGACAACCGCCACGCCGCGCATCTCGGCTACGTGCCCGCGCAGAGCAGCGAAGCCTTCCGCGCCCAGGTCGAAGCGCAGCCGCCGCTGGCGGCCGACGACCCGGCGGCGCGGTTCCAGGGCGGCGCCTTCGTCAAGGCCGGCCCGTTCGGAGACTGA
- a CDS encoding glycoside hydrolase family 28 protein → MPKQKHASARHTGRQAPHRPQSPARRAFVMWSGASAGAALLGTLPGCGGDGGSSAAAATASPADATATVTTQDAIWGESGAATRIIASLQGVAQSMFPRRDFVVTDYGAQPCAIVDAVNPYTDASKSPLSAGADKTPATGAFDARAAFTAAIAACNAAGGGRVVVPAGNWYCAGPIVLLSNVNFHLSANCTIYFSPNPDDYAKDGPVDCGANGKLYYSRWQSNDCLNYGAPVYARNQRNIALTGEGDSSTLNGQAMTPFAGSGNTSTCWWTFKGTKGEYGAVNASTPSQAYSNPNNVDLRTAAPGIADDLYARLTDPTTPWQQDQNYLSALSEAGVAVAQRIFGKGHYLRPCMVEFIGCTNVLMEAYRTHATPCWQHHPTDCANVVIRGVTVDSIGPNNDGFDPDACSNVLCEDMTFNTGDDCIAIKSGKNLDTGYGPAQDHVIRNCIMNSGHGGITLGSEMGGGVQRIYARNLTMRNAFYATDPLNIAIRIKTNMNRGGYVRDFYVDDVTLPNGVSLTGGGYGSGLLAGSPINSSVPLGVATAASANPSASRGGLITFDCDYQPSKDAIRTRPAQVQNIHISNVRASNATVGGTTGSCFQAIVAQGPVAFDYNGPTPAPTVPPIAGVTITDCDFGSPVAAGPASASTPGPIYAYNVSDITLTNVRIGAQIYNTTVSDTR, encoded by the coding sequence ATGCCCAAACAGAAACACGCCAGCGCGCGCCATACCGGCCGACAGGCGCCGCACCGACCGCAGTCGCCCGCGCGGCGCGCATTCGTCATGTGGTCGGGCGCCTCGGCCGGGGCCGCGCTGCTCGGCACGCTGCCGGGCTGCGGCGGCGATGGCGGCAGCAGTGCCGCGGCCGCCACCGCCAGCCCCGCCGACGCAACCGCGACCGTGACCACGCAGGACGCGATCTGGGGCGAATCCGGCGCCGCCACGCGCATCATCGCCTCGCTGCAAGGCGTGGCCCAATCGATGTTTCCCCGCCGCGACTTCGTGGTGACGGACTACGGCGCCCAGCCTTGCGCCATCGTCGACGCGGTCAACCCTTACACCGACGCCAGCAAATCGCCGCTCAGCGCGGGCGCCGACAAGACGCCCGCGACCGGCGCCTTCGATGCGCGCGCGGCTTTCACCGCCGCCATCGCCGCCTGCAATGCGGCCGGGGGCGGCCGGGTGGTGGTGCCCGCCGGCAACTGGTACTGCGCCGGCCCGATCGTGCTGCTCAGCAACGTCAACTTCCACCTGAGCGCCAACTGCACGATCTACTTCAGCCCCAACCCGGACGACTACGCCAAGGACGGCCCGGTCGATTGCGGCGCCAACGGCAAGCTCTACTACAGCCGCTGGCAGTCAAACGATTGCCTGAACTACGGCGCCCCCGTCTATGCGCGCAACCAGCGCAACATCGCGCTGACCGGGGAGGGCGACAGCTCCACCCTCAACGGGCAGGCCATGACGCCGTTCGCGGGCAGCGGCAACACCAGCACCTGCTGGTGGACCTTCAAGGGCACCAAGGGCGAGTACGGCGCCGTCAACGCTTCCACGCCGTCGCAGGCGTACAGCAATCCGAACAACGTCGACCTGCGCACGGCGGCACCGGGCATCGCCGATGACCTCTACGCCAGGCTGACCGACCCGACCACGCCGTGGCAGCAGGACCAGAACTACCTGTCCGCGCTGTCCGAGGCCGGGGTGGCGGTGGCGCAGCGCATTTTCGGCAAGGGCCACTACCTGCGGCCGTGCATGGTCGAATTCATCGGCTGCACCAACGTGTTGATGGAGGCTTACCGCACCCACGCCACGCCGTGCTGGCAGCACCATCCGACCGACTGCGCCAACGTGGTCATCCGTGGCGTGACGGTCGACAGCATCGGCCCCAACAACGACGGCTTCGACCCCGATGCATGCAGCAACGTGCTGTGCGAGGACATGACCTTCAACACCGGCGATGACTGCATCGCCATCAAGTCCGGCAAGAACCTCGACACCGGTTACGGCCCGGCGCAGGACCACGTGATACGGAACTGCATCATGAACAGCGGCCACGGCGGCATCACGCTCGGCAGCGAGATGGGCGGCGGCGTGCAGCGGATCTACGCGCGCAACCTGACGATGCGCAATGCGTTCTATGCGACCGATCCGCTGAACATCGCCATCCGCATCAAGACCAACATGAACCGCGGCGGCTATGTCCGGGACTTCTACGTCGATGACGTGACGCTGCCCAACGGCGTCAGCCTCACCGGCGGCGGCTACGGTAGCGGCCTGCTGGCGGGCAGCCCCATCAACAGCAGCGTGCCGCTGGGCGTGGCGACGGCCGCCAGCGCCAATCCGTCGGCATCGCGGGGTGGCCTCATCACCTTCGACTGCGACTACCAGCCGTCCAAGGACGCCATCCGCACGCGGCCCGCGCAGGTGCAGAACATCCACATCTCGAACGTGCGCGCGTCCAACGCGACGGTGGGCGGGACGACGGGGTCGTGCTTCCAGGCCATCGTCGCGCAGGGGCCGGTCGCCTTCGACTACAACGGCCCGACGCCCGCGCCGACGGTCCCGCCCATCGCGGGCGTGACGATCACCGACTGCGATTTCGGCAGCCCGGTCGCCGCCGGCCCGGCCAGCGCGTCGACGCCGGGCCCGATCTACGCCTACAACGTCAGCGACATCACGCTCACCAACGTCCGGATCGGCGCGCAGATCTACAACACCACCGTGAGCGACACGCGCTGA
- a CDS encoding aldehyde dehydrogenase (NADP(+)), with the protein MYLSGELLLGAARVAGGAGTVRAMNPATGEWLDPQFTLASRADVARACELAGAAFDVYRETAPEARAVFLEAIASQIEALGDVLIERAMAESALPRPRLEGERGRTCNQLRLFAKVVRAGDAVGARIDPALPERKPLPRSDLRMRRIAVGPVAVFGASNFPLAFSVAGGDTASALAAGCPVVVKAHPAHPGTSELVGRAIQAAVAQCGLPEGVFSLVLADNEAAGALVADPRIQAVGFTGSRAGGQALLRIAQARAQPIPVYGELSAINPVFLLPDALARRAAALGQQYVGSLTMGAGQFCTNPGLLLAIDGPDLDAFEAAAAEALQASAAQTMLSSGIHAAYSRGVERLAGEANVRCVARGQGSDAPNRGQAGFFRTDAESFRAQPALHDEIFGATGLVVRCRNAEELKALAESLEGQLTATLHLDAGDTALARALLPILERKAGRILANGWPTGVEVCHAMVHGGPWPATTDTRTTSVGTAAIERFLRPVCYQDLPAELLPAALRDDNPQQLRRLVDGAWTAPRER; encoded by the coding sequence ATGTATCTGAGCGGCGAACTGCTGCTGGGTGCCGCCCGCGTGGCGGGCGGCGCCGGAACCGTCCGCGCCATGAACCCGGCCACGGGCGAATGGCTCGACCCCCAATTCACCCTGGCCAGCCGGGCCGACGTTGCCCGCGCCTGCGAACTCGCCGGCGCGGCGTTCGACGTTTACCGCGAGACCGCGCCCGAAGCGCGCGCCGTGTTCCTGGAGGCCATCGCCAGCCAGATCGAGGCGCTGGGCGACGTGCTGATCGAGCGCGCCATGGCGGAATCCGCGCTGCCGCGCCCGCGCCTGGAAGGCGAGCGCGGCCGCACCTGCAACCAGCTGCGCCTGTTCGCCAAGGTGGTGCGCGCGGGCGATGCCGTCGGTGCGCGCATCGATCCGGCGTTGCCGGAACGCAAGCCGCTGCCGCGTTCGGACCTGCGCATGCGCCGCATTGCCGTGGGGCCGGTGGCCGTGTTCGGCGCCAGCAATTTCCCGCTGGCCTTCTCGGTGGCGGGCGGCGATACGGCGTCGGCGCTGGCAGCGGGCTGCCCGGTGGTGGTGAAGGCGCATCCGGCGCACCCGGGCACGTCCGAGCTGGTCGGCCGCGCCATCCAGGCCGCCGTGGCGCAGTGCGGGCTGCCGGAGGGCGTGTTCTCGCTGGTGCTGGCCGACAACGAGGCCGCCGGCGCGCTGGTGGCCGATCCGCGCATCCAGGCGGTCGGCTTCACCGGCTCGCGCGCGGGCGGGCAGGCGCTGCTGCGCATCGCGCAGGCGCGTGCTCAGCCGATTCCCGTGTACGGCGAGCTGAGCGCCATCAATCCGGTCTTCCTGCTGCCCGACGCGCTGGCCAGGCGCGCGGCGGCGCTGGGCCAGCAGTATGTCGGCTCGCTCACCATGGGCGCGGGACAGTTCTGCACCAACCCGGGCCTGCTGCTGGCCATCGACGGGCCGGACCTCGACGCCTTCGAGGCCGCCGCCGCCGAGGCCCTGCAGGCCAGCGCCGCGCAGACCATGCTGAGCTCCGGCATCCACGCCGCGTACAGCCGCGGCGTCGAACGCCTGGCCGGCGAGGCCAACGTGCGCTGCGTGGCGCGCGGGCAGGGCAGCGATGCGCCCAACCGCGGCCAGGCCGGCTTTTTCCGCACCGACGCCGAGAGCTTCCGGGCCCAGCCCGCGCTGCATGACGAGATCTTCGGCGCCACCGGCCTGGTCGTGCGCTGCCGCAATGCCGAGGAGCTGAAAGCGCTGGCCGAGTCGCTCGAAGGCCAGCTGACCGCCACGCTGCACCTGGATGCGGGCGATACGGCACTGGCCCGCGCGCTGCTGCCGATCCTGGAGCGCAAGGCCGGCCGCATCCTCGCCAACGGTTGGCCGACCGGCGTGGAGGTCTGCCATGCCATGGTGCACGGCGGCCCCTGGCCGGCCACGACGGACACCCGCACGACCTCGGTCGGCACGGCGGCCATCGAGCGCTTTCTGCGCCCGGTGTGCTACCAGGATCTGCCCGCCGAACTGCTGCCGGCGGCCCTGCGCGACGACAATCCGCAGCAGTTGCGGCGGCTGGTCGACGGCGCCTGGACCGCGCCGCGCGAGCGCTGA
- a CDS encoding SMP-30/gluconolactonase/LRE family protein, translating to MHAGVERIGTMRCGVGESPVWHPREQALYWTDIPGRTLWRWNPATGHADAWPLPEMAGCIAMLDDGWALAMETGVFRIPQLEAGLPVPAPRQLAPVQHSRPDMRFNDGRCDRQGRFWAGTMVLDTALGVPAGKLYRLDGKAGRVEAVADDLIVPNGLAFSPDGRTLYLSDSHVSRQAVWAFDYDIDTGIPHNRRLFIDMHAHPGRPDGAAVDADGCYWICGNDAGLVHRFTPQGRLDRSLPVPVAKPAMCAFGGPGLDTLFVTSIRVDGDSLSGATFALRPGTRGLDEPTLRMDSP from the coding sequence ATGCATGCCGGCGTCGAACGGATCGGCACCATGCGCTGCGGCGTGGGCGAGAGCCCCGTCTGGCACCCGCGCGAGCAGGCGCTGTACTGGACCGACATCCCGGGGCGCACGCTGTGGCGCTGGAACCCGGCCACCGGCCACGCCGATGCCTGGCCGCTGCCCGAGATGGCGGGCTGCATCGCCATGCTGGACGACGGCTGGGCGCTGGCGATGGAAACGGGCGTCTTCCGCATCCCGCAGCTGGAGGCCGGCCTGCCGGTGCCCGCGCCCAGGCAACTGGCGCCCGTGCAGCACAGCCGCCCAGACATGCGCTTCAACGACGGCCGCTGCGATCGCCAGGGGCGCTTCTGGGCCGGCACCATGGTGCTGGACACCGCGCTGGGCGTGCCGGCCGGCAAGCTCTATCGGCTGGACGGCAAGGCCGGCCGCGTCGAGGCCGTGGCGGATGACCTGATCGTGCCCAACGGCCTGGCCTTCAGCCCCGACGGCCGCACGCTGTACCTGTCGGACTCCCACGTCTCGCGCCAGGCCGTGTGGGCGTTCGACTACGACATCGACACCGGCATCCCGCACAACCGCCGCCTGTTCATCGACATGCATGCCCACCCCGGCCGCCCCGACGGCGCCGCGGTGGATGCCGACGGCTGCTACTGGATCTGCGGCAACGATGCGGGCCTCGTCCACCGCTTCACGCCGCAGGGCCGGCTCGACCGCAGCCTGCCCGTGCCGGTGGCCAAGCCCGCGATGTGCGCGTTCGGCGGGCCCGGCCTGGACACGCTGTTCGTGACCTCGATCCGCGTGGACGGCGATTCGCTGTCGGGTGCGACTTTCGCCCTGCGTCCTGGCACACGGGGTCTCGATGAACCAACATTGCGCATGGATTCACCCTGA
- a CDS encoding MFS transporter encodes MEIKAPTVGAQSVPRTERTSRVRFMILAMLFIVTTINYADRATISMAGSAMQKDLGIDAVSLGYIFSAFGWAYVIAQIPGGWLLDRFGSRRVYSFSILLWSLFTLMQGTIGFFTGMAAIVLVFCLRFMVGVAEAPSFPANSRIVAAWFPANERGTASAIFNSAQYAATVIFAPLMAWLVHAFGWHYVFIVMGVIGIVMALAWKRFVHDPKDHPRITRAEIEYIEAGGGLVNMDRAGVAKTEGPDMGYIKQLLRNRMLMGVYIAQYCINALTYFFITWFPVYLVQARGMSILKAGFVASIPAVCGFLGGILGGLVSDALLRRGASLSVARKVPIVLGMLLSMSMVICNYVDAQAIVVALMALSFFGKGLGALGWAVNSDTAPKQIAGLSGALMNTFGNLSSITTPIAIGYIVNTTGSFNGALVYVGIHALVACLCYLVMVGEIKRVELKPL; translated from the coding sequence ATGGAAATCAAGGCACCCACCGTGGGCGCGCAGAGCGTGCCGCGCACCGAACGCACCAGCCGCGTGCGCTTCATGATCCTCGCGATGCTGTTCATCGTGACGACCATCAACTATGCCGACCGCGCCACCATTTCCATGGCCGGCTCGGCCATGCAGAAAGACCTCGGCATCGATGCCGTGTCGCTCGGCTACATCTTCTCGGCCTTCGGCTGGGCGTACGTGATCGCGCAGATCCCGGGCGGCTGGCTGCTCGACCGCTTCGGCTCCAGGCGCGTGTACTCCTTCAGCATCCTGCTGTGGTCGCTGTTCACGCTGATGCAGGGCACGATCGGCTTCTTCACCGGCATGGCGGCCATCGTGCTGGTGTTCTGCCTGCGCTTCATGGTGGGCGTGGCGGAGGCGCCGTCCTTTCCGGCCAACAGCCGCATCGTCGCGGCGTGGTTCCCGGCCAATGAGCGGGGCACCGCCTCGGCCATTTTCAACTCGGCGCAGTATGCCGCCACCGTGATCTTCGCGCCGCTGATGGCGTGGCTGGTGCACGCCTTCGGCTGGCACTACGTGTTCATCGTGATGGGCGTGATCGGCATCGTCATGGCGCTCGCGTGGAAGCGCTTCGTGCACGATCCGAAGGACCACCCACGCATCACCCGCGCCGAGATCGAATACATCGAGGCGGGCGGCGGCCTGGTCAACATGGACCGCGCCGGCGTCGCCAAGACCGAGGGCCCGGACATGGGCTACATCAAGCAACTGCTGCGCAACCGCATGCTGATGGGCGTGTACATCGCCCAGTACTGCATCAACGCGCTCACGTATTTCTTCATCACGTGGTTCCCGGTGTACCTGGTGCAGGCGCGCGGCATGTCGATCCTCAAGGCCGGGTTTGTCGCCTCGATTCCGGCCGTGTGCGGCTTTCTCGGCGGCATCCTGGGCGGCCTCGTCTCGGATGCGCTGCTGCGCCGCGGCGCCTCGCTGTCGGTGGCGCGCAAGGTGCCGATCGTGCTGGGCATGCTGCTGTCGATGAGCATGGTGATCTGCAACTACGTGGATGCCCAGGCCATCGTGGTGGCGCTGATGGCGCTGTCGTTCTTCGGCAAGGGCCTGGGGGCGCTGGGCTGGGCGGTCAACTCGGACACCGCGCCCAAGCAGATCGCCGGCCTGTCGGGCGCGCTGATGAACACCTTCGGCAACCTGTCGAGCATCACCACGCCCATCGCCATCGGCTACATCGTCAACACCACCGGGTCGTTCAACGGGGCGCTGGTCTATGTGGGCATCCATGCGCTGGTGGCCTGCCTGTGCTATCTGGTGATGGTGGGCGAGATCAAGCGCGTGGAACTGAAGCCGCTGTAA